A window from Vulcanimicrobium alpinum encodes these proteins:
- a CDS encoding M48 family metalloprotease — protein sequence MQRSAFVRSLIAAVGITELTHVMPAVAGIDEPSVGREVFGQLRDDGDLLFDSSFYEHLNEIGSVIAETVRTRYPYPIRYYIVRGDSANAFSVPGGNIYVNEPLLRLAKNRDELAGVLAHETGHMVLHHVAQRMSSLQKKGTAASVVSVLSQVVLGPLAGAAIDYGSQYAVAGSDAAQSRHIEAQADEEGARIMAATNQFNPWGMVWFFQIMTESYGPGQNTWLRDHPLDTARIDDLQNEFRTNAELFGKWKDTKQKDAAYW from the coding sequence ATGCAACGCAGCGCGTTCGTCCGCAGTCTCATCGCCGCCGTCGGCATCACCGAGCTGACGCACGTGATGCCGGCGGTCGCGGGGATCGACGAACCGTCGGTGGGCCGCGAGGTGTTCGGTCAGCTTCGCGACGACGGCGATCTGCTGTTCGACTCGTCGTTCTACGAACATCTCAACGAGATCGGCTCGGTGATCGCCGAGACCGTGCGGACCCGGTATCCGTATCCGATCCGGTACTACATCGTCCGCGGCGACTCCGCGAACGCCTTCTCCGTCCCCGGCGGGAACATCTACGTCAACGAGCCGCTGCTGCGGCTGGCGAAGAACCGCGACGAACTCGCCGGGGTGCTCGCGCACGAGACCGGCCACATGGTCCTGCACCACGTCGCCCAGCGCATGTCGTCGCTGCAGAAGAAAGGGACGGCCGCATCGGTCGTTTCGGTGTTGTCGCAGGTCGTGCTGGGGCCGCTGGCCGGGGCGGCGATCGACTACGGTTCGCAGTATGCGGTCGCAGGTTCCGACGCCGCGCAATCGCGGCACATCGAGGCGCAGGCCGACGAAGAAGGCGCCCGGATCATGGCTGCGACGAACCAGTTCAATCCCTGGGGGATGGTGTGGTTCTTCCAGATCATGACCGAGTCGTACGGCCCCGGCCAGAACACGTGGCTGCGCGATCACCCGCTCGACACCGCGCGCATCGACGATCTGCAGAACGAGTTCCGCACCAATGCCGAACTCTTCGGCAAGTGGAAAGACACCAAACAAAAGGACGCCGCCTACTGGTAG